In the genome of Clostridium cylindrosporum DSM 605, one region contains:
- the glmS gene encoding glutamine--fructose-6-phosphate transaminase (isomerizing), translating to MCGIVGYVGNREASPLLIEGLSKLEYRGYDSAGVAILNDGKIKIEKCKGRLKNLENKLEEFPIEGGVGIGHTRWATHGEPSDVNSHPHFNKDKSIAVVHNGIIENYIYLKEWLGSLGYEFLTETDTEVVAHLVDHFYNGDIVKAVADAVEKIEGSYALGVVSKNEPEKLVAIRKDSPLIVGLGEDENFIASDIPAILSQTRKVYLLEDKELVVLTKEGVTITTLEGMPVTKEVFNVTWDAEAAEKGGYEHFMIKEIHEQPKAIKDTMTSRIMADSDEIKLDDINLTKEDLKNIDKIFIVACGTAYHAGMVGKYVIEKLARIPVEVDIASEFRYRNPILNERTLMIVVSQSGETADTMAALREAKKQGSRVIAVTNVVGSSAAREADDILYTWAGPEIAVASTKAYTTQLIAMYIIGLYLARLNDKMSVEEYRVIRDEMLALPAKVETLLENKETLQRFADANKNNDDIFYLGRGLDNAVALEGALKLKEISYIHAEAYAAGELKHGPIALIDDGIPVIALATQEELFDKMVSNIREVVTRGAKVLSIACEGSTAIETVSDAVEYIPRAIDLLTPVLSVIPLQLLSYYVSIARGCDVDKPRNLAKSVTVE from the coding sequence ATGTGCGGAATCGTAGGATATGTAGGAAATAGAGAAGCATCACCATTACTAATAGAAGGACTTTCAAAGCTTGAGTATAGAGGATATGACTCAGCTGGTGTTGCTATATTAAATGATGGAAAAATTAAAATAGAAAAGTGTAAAGGTAGACTTAAAAACCTTGAAAATAAATTAGAAGAATTCCCTATAGAAGGTGGAGTTGGAATTGGACATACTAGATGGGCAACACATGGTGAACCATCAGATGTAAACTCACATCCTCATTTTAATAAGGACAAGTCAATAGCAGTAGTACACAATGGTATTATTGAAAACTATATTTATCTAAAAGAGTGGTTAGGAAGTCTTGGATATGAGTTTTTAACAGAAACTGATACTGAGGTTGTAGCTCACCTTGTAGATCACTTCTACAATGGAGATATAGTTAAAGCTGTTGCAGATGCTGTTGAGAAAATAGAAGGTTCATATGCTCTAGGAGTTGTTTCTAAAAATGAACCAGAAAAGTTAGTAGCTATAAGAAAGGATAGTCCACTTATAGTAGGTCTTGGAGAAGATGAAAACTTTATAGCATCAGATATTCCAGCAATCCTTAGCCAGACTAGAAAGGTATACCTACTTGAAGATAAAGAACTTGTAGTTCTAACGAAGGAAGGTGTTACTATAACAACACTTGAAGGAATGCCAGTTACAAAGGAAGTATTCAATGTAACTTGGGATGCAGAGGCTGCTGAAAAAGGTGGATATGAACACTTTATGATAAAGGAGATTCATGAGCAACCTAAGGCTATAAAGGATACTATGACATCAAGAATAATGGCTGATTCAGATGAAATTAAGCTAGATGATATAAATCTTACTAAGGAAGATCTAAAGAACATAGATAAGATATTTATAGTAGCATGTGGAACAGCTTACCATGCAGGTATGGTTGGAAAATATGTTATAGAAAAGCTTGCTAGAATACCAGTTGAAGTTGATATAGCTTCAGAATTTAGATATAGAAATCCAATACTAAATGAAAGAACACTAATGATAGTAGTTAGCCAATCAGGAGAAACTGCAGACACTATGGCTGCGCTTCGTGAAGCTAAAAAGCAAGGTTCAAGAGTTATAGCTGTAACTAATGTTGTTGGAAGTTCAGCTGCAAGAGAAGCAGATGATATTCTATACACTTGGGCAGGGCCTGAAATTGCAGTAGCTTCAACTAAAGCATACACAACTCAGCTAATTGCTATGTATATAATAGGACTTTATCTTGCAAGACTAAATGACAAAATGTCAGTAGAAGAATATAGAGTTATAAGAGATGAGATGCTTGCACTACCAGCTAAGGTTGAAACTCTTCTTGAAAATAAAGAAACTCTTCAAAGATTTGCAGATGCAAACAAAAATAATGATGATATCTTCTATCTAGGTCGTGGACTTGATAATGCAGTTGCACTTGAAGGAGCACTTAAACTTAAAGAAATATCATACATCCATGCTGAAGCATATGCTGCAGGAGAACTTAAACATGGACCTATTGCACTAATAGATGATGGAATACCAGTAATAGCGCTTGCAACTCAAGAGGAGCTATTTGATAAAATGGTAAGTAACATTAGAGAAGTAGTAACTAGAGGAGCAAAGGTTCTATCCATTGCATGTGAAGGCAGTACAGCAATAGAGACGGTATCAGATGCGGTAGAATATATTCCAAGAGCCATAGACCTATTAACACCTGTGCTTTCAGTAATACCACTACAACTTCTTTCATACTATGTATCAATAGCAAGAGGTTGTGATGTAGACAAGCCAAGAAATCTTGCGAAATCAGTAACAGTTGAATAA
- a CDS encoding N-acetylmuramoyl-L-alanine amidase has protein sequence MVDKKRLVIGIDMGHTFNPANYGGVGIRNEVEETRKVGEKLIRYLECMGHRIVNVTVDYADTQEESLSERVRRANAQRLDLFVSLHFNKFNGERNGSEVYTYRGRRLPAAVRTLNNLGNLGFKKTGIFDGSKLYLIKNTKAPAMLVEIAYIDSPIDMEIYDPELVARALAEGITGQKIPQACPNRREENNSSQYRFITKDGEIVDRDSKRNSLYRVCVGGCLSYEKARDITLEIKELGYTVAMEVIE, from the coding sequence ATGGTTGATAAAAAGCGTTTAGTAATTGGAATAGACATGGGACATACTTTTAACCCTGCTAACTATGGAGGCGTAGGTATTAGAAATGAAGTAGAGGAAACTAGGAAGGTTGGAGAAAAACTTATAAGATACTTAGAGTGTATGGGGCATAGGATTGTTAATGTAACAGTTGATTATGCAGATACACAGGAAGAAAGTTTAAGCGAAAGGGTTAGAAGAGCAAATGCTCAAAGGCTTGATTTATTCGTTTCTTTACATTTCAATAAGTTTAATGGAGAAAGAAATGGAAGTGAAGTGTATACCTATAGAGGAAGAAGACTTCCAGCTGCAGTAAGGACTCTTAATAATCTAGGTAATCTTGGATTTAAGAAAACAGGTATTTTTGATGGCAGTAAATTATATTTAATAAAAAATACTAAGGCACCAGCTATGCTTGTGGAAATTGCATATATTGATAGTCCAATAGATATGGAAATTTACGATCCAGAACTTGTTGCAAGAGCTTTAGCTGAGGGAATTACAGGTCAAAAAATCCCTCAAGCATGCCCTAATAGAAGAGAAGAAAATAATAGTTCTCAATATAGATTTATAACAAAGGATGGAGAAATAGTTGATAGGGATTCAAAAAGAAATTCCCTATATAGAGTGTGTGTTGGAGGATGCCTTTCCTATGAAAAGGCAAGGGATATAACCCTTGAAATTAAGGAACTTGGCTATACAGTTGCAATGGAAGTTATAGAGTAA
- a CDS encoding L-lactate dehydrogenase: MSKVAIIGCGFVGSTIAYTLAHTGLAREIVLIDINNDKAEGEALDIGHGIPLIKPVEIYSGSIKDVKDADVIVITAGKNRTPGKTRLELALDNVNIFKDLIPKLVAENNKAIYLIVSNPVDVLTYITCKISGLPSSKVIGSGTMLDSSRFRYLLSNELDIDARNIHGYIIGEHGDSEVATWSSTNISGIDIDDYCKMVGIKLDEDIKDKIENNIKTAGSEVINKKGATYYAISLAVIRIIECIVRDEKSILEVSSLIQGQYGIEDVSLSLPTIISSNGVERALEIKLDDEEMKSFRESAEIMKKTIKDVGF; encoded by the coding sequence ATGAGCAAAGTAGCAATAATAGGATGTGGTTTTGTAGGTTCAACTATAGCATATACTTTAGCACATACTGGTTTAGCTAGGGAAATAGTTCTCATTGATATAAATAATGATAAAGCTGAGGGAGAGGCATTAGATATTGGTCATGGAATACCACTTATTAAGCCTGTTGAAATCTACTCAGGAAGTATTAAGGATGTTAAAGATGCAGATGTTATTGTAATAACCGCAGGAAAAAATAGAACACCAGGTAAGACTAGGTTAGAACTCGCTCTTGATAATGTAAATATATTTAAAGATTTAATACCAAAGTTAGTAGCAGAAAATAATAAAGCAATATACCTTATAGTAAGTAATCCAGTAGATGTATTAACCTATATAACATGTAAAATTTCAGGACTTCCTTCAAGTAAAGTCATAGGGTCAGGAACAATGCTGGATAGTTCTAGATTTAGATATCTTTTAAGTAATGAACTTGATATTGATGCTAGAAATATTCATGGATATATAATAGGAGAACATGGAGATTCTGAAGTTGCAACATGGAGTTCTACAAATATTTCAGGTATTGATATTGATGATTACTGCAAAATGGTAGGAATTAAGTTAGATGAAGATATAAAAGATAAAATAGAAAATAACATTAAAACAGCTGGTTCTGAAGTTATAAATAAAAAAGGAGCGACATACTATGCTATTTCACTAGCTGTTATTAGAATTATAGAATGCATAGTTAGAGACGAGAAAAGCATATTAGAAGTGTCCTCTTTAATACAAGGACAATATGGAATAGAAGATGTTTCATTAAGTCTTCCTACAATAATATCATCAAATGGAGTTGAAAGAGCACTTGAAATTAAACTTGATGATGAAGAGATGAAATCCTTCAGAGAATCAGCAGAAATAATGAAGAAAACAATTAAGGACGTAGGGTTTTAA